Below is a window of Thermodesulfomicrobium sp. WS DNA.
ATGGGTCACAAGGCAGTGACAACGCAGACCCCTCGGGGCGGATGCCCTGGGACATTGGAAAAAGAATCGGCAACTGCGAACGCTAAGCGGAGTTCAGGCAGCGGCATCCGCGGCGCAGCGCAGACGGCGGGCAAGGAGTTCCATGAGGCCCGGGTCATCATGCAGACCCGACTCCAAGCGCACTTCCACCGCAGGCCAGCGCTGGGCAAGCTCCGCCACCAAGGCAGGGATATCGCGGCGCAGATGCACGCCGTCCAAAAGAAAGAGCGGCAAGATGTGGATCTGCCGCACACCAGCGGTAGCCAAGGCCGCCACCTGGGTGGGCAGATCCGGCTCACCAAGAGAAAAATATGCAGGAACGACCCTGACCTCCGGATCCATCGCCTGCAGCCGGGCCACGAGCTGCGCAAACGACTCACGCGCCCGGGGCTCGCGGCTGCCATGGGCCAAGACAATCCATGCTCGCACGCGCGCCTCCTGCAGTTATTCCCGCCCCAGGACCCGGGCTAAAGTGGTTGCCAAGGTCTGGAAATCCACAGGTTTGGCCAGATAAGCATCCATGCCTGCGGTCACGAAACGCTCGCTATCCCCAGGCATGGCAAAGGCCGTAAGGGCCACCACGCGCGGCCCTCCATCAGCGTGGCGGGCGCGGATACGGCGAACCACTTCCACACCATCTATGTCCGGCAGTTGGATGTCTAAAAGCACCACGTCCACGGACTCAGCGGCCTCCACCGCCACGCCATCGGCGCCTGTGGCGGCAGTAAGCACCTCATACCCTAAGCGGGACAAAAGCTGGGTCGCCGCCATACGGTTGATGGGGTCGTCTTCCACCACGAGCACCCGGCCTGAGGCGCAGCACGGCAACGGCGGAACGGCATCGACATCCACCGCACGCTCCACCGGCCGCAGTGGGAGCACGAAATGCACGGTCGTCCCCTCGCCAGGCTCGCTCTCCACACTGAGGACTCCCTGCATGCGGCGGATAAGTTCTTTGACGATAGCAAGCCCGAGCCCTGCCCCCTGAAAGCGCCGGGTCATGGATCCATCGGCCTGGGAAAAGGGAGCAAAGAGCCGCGGCAGCACCTCGGGTGCAATGCCGACCCCTGTGTCCTGCACCGAAAAATAAACGCGCTCCGCATCCCCCAAAGGCACCGGCAAGCGTCGCACCTCCACCCGGACCTCACCGTGAGGGGTGAATTTGACCGCATTGCCCACCAAATTCGAGAGGATCTGCTGGAGCCGTACGCCGTCACCTTCTACGTGGCGGGGCACAGCCGAATCCACATGCCAGTGCAGGGTGATGCCCTTCATGCGGGCGCTAAACGCAAAGAGTCGGCAAACGTCGTCCACGGCCTGATGCAGATCGAAGGGCGCGCGGTGCAAAGAAAAACCACCGGCCTCCATGCGCGAGAGATCAAGGATGTCGGAGAGGAGTTGGGTAAGACGCTGGCAGGACTCCATACCCGTGCGCACATATTCGGCCTGTTCGTCGGAAAGATCGGTCATGAGCAGGAGCTGGAGCATGCCCATCATGCCGTTGAGGGGGGTGCGGATCTCATGGCTCATGTTGGCAAGAAACTCGCTCTTGACACGATTGGCGGCCTCGGCAGCGTCGCGGGCCTCCAGAAGGGCGCGGCGCGCCTGCATACGCTCGGTCATATCCGTATGCGTGCCCACAGCGCGCACAGGCCGGCCGTCGTCAAACTCTACTACTCGGCCACGGCCTTCGATCCACTTCCACTGCCCGTCCTTGGTACGGCAGCGGAACTCCACCCGAAAACCTTGGCCTGCGGCAATGGCGGTCTCGATGCGGTGCTGGGTGGGCGCCAAGTCTTCTGGGTGCAGCAATCGCTTCCAGGTATCGTAGGTGGCGGGAAACTCTCCCGGCTGATAGCCGAGCATGGTGTAGTAGCGAGGGCTGAAATAGGCCTCGTTGGTTACTAAGTTCCAGTCCCACAGGCCATCTTCCACGGCATCCAACGCCAAGGCGAGACGCTCTTCGCTCTGCAAGAACTCTTGCTGTATGCGAACCCGAGCGCTGACATCCTGACGGATGAGGATACCGCCCTCCGTGCGCCCCCCACGCACGAATGGCACAGCCCACATGCTCTGGTAACCGGAGCGGCCGGAAGCGAACCGCGGCACCCGCACATCCAGAAGCTCCACCGCCTGGCCGGAGAGGACCTGCAAGATCTTTCCCCCCACCCCTGCGGATCGGATACCTTCGAGCTCGTCGATACGCCGGCCCAGAAAGTGGGACGCCGGCAGCCCACCGGCAAAGCGGGTCAGATGCCAGCGGTTGACAAAACGCACCACACCCTGGGCATCGAACTGCATCACGGAAAGGGGCATGGATTCCACCAGGGTGCGGAAACGGCCCTCCATCTGGGCAAGCTGTTCCCGCATCCGGCAGGGACGGGTGCACTCAAGGCAATCGCCAGGCTGATGGCAGTCCTCGCCCATGCTTCCTGCGCGCGGGATCTCCCGCAACACCTCCACCACCAGGGTGCGGCCATCGGCATCGATGACGGGGATCGCCTCGCAATGGAAATGCCGCCCCAAGACCGGCTCGAAGCGCGTGAGGCGCACGGGCTCTTCAGAGGCAAGCGCCGCCTCCACCGGACAATCGGCGCACGGGGTGCTGTTGCCAATGAGTTCAAAGCAGCGCCGACCCAAAACCCGAGACGGGTCCGACTCCCCAAGCAGGCGCATGCCCGCGGCGTTGTAAAAAAGAATACGGTGGTCACCGTCCACGACCCCGATCACATACGGCAAGCTATCGAGAGCCAGGCGCAAGAGCTGGCAGGAATCGGCACTCATGAGGGCCTCCCGGAAGATATTGCCTCGCGTGTACCCAAAGCGCCTGGGTCACGCAAGAAGCAATGGCCGCAGGGCAGCGCAGCCCCGGTCCGCGGCAAAAAGGCCCTCTTTTTCGCAGCAAGTTGGCTGGTTACAGACCATCCTGAAGACGCGCGCGCAGGGCGCAAAACGCCGGCACATCGTCCAAAAGCAGGTCCACCAGATACGGATCGAACTGGCGGCCGCGCTGCTCGGCGAAATACTCCAACGTCTGCGCCAATGACCAGGCGGGTTTGTACATCCGCGGACTGAGCAAGGCGTCGAAAACATCGGCCAGGGCCGTGAGCCGACCGAAGATGTGGATGGACTCTCCCGCCAGACCCTGCGGATAGCCCTTACCATCCCAGCGTTCGTGGTGCTCCAAGGCGATGATGGATGCCGCGCGCAAAAGGCGGCGTGACGACTTGGCCAAAATGGCATGACCGATGGTGGTATGGCCTTGGATGACGGCAAACTCCTCCGGCGACAGCCGGCCGGGTTTGAGCAGGATGGCATCGGGGATGCCGATCTTGCCCACGTCATGGAGCGGGGCTGCCCGGCGCACCAGCTCCACCACTTCCTCGCCAAGACCGGCCTTGGCCGCCAAAAGCGCCGCGCATTCCGCCACCGAGCGCACATGATAGGCAGTCTCCTTGGAGCGGGTCTCCACGACCTCCCCCAAGGTGGCGATGATTTCCCCCTGGGTCTCGGTGACTTCACGGTGCAACAACACGTTGTCCAAGGCCAGGGCAAGCTGCAGGGCAAGGGTATCCAAAACCTGACCCACCACCGGGGAGACCGCGGCGGAAAACTCCGCCACCACGGCCATGTTCGCCTCCCCAAACCGGGCCACGAACCACGCACCGTCCACGGCAAAGGAACCAGAGCACGCAGCGAGGCGGACGTTCGCCTGCTCCAGCCATGTCTGCGTTACTCCTTCGCTCGTCGCGATCGGCTCCACTCCCCATGCCCCAACGTGCCCCACCACCGTACACGCCCGACAGGCCGCGGCCTCGGCCACGCTCTGCACCGTATCCAAGGCTGCAGCGGCAAATTGCGCCTCGGTACGCAGGGCAAGCATACGGCTCGTGCCCAGGGCTAAGGCAGCCATGCCATCCCGAGCCAATGCCAGGGTCTGCATCTGCTCATAGGCGCGCAAGGCCGCAGTGAGTGAGGTCATGAGTTTGAGCTCACTGAGCTCCGCTTTGTGCTTGTAGTCGTTGATATCGTAGTCGAGGACCACGGCGCGCTCCGGGGCTCGACCAGGCTGACCGGTGCGCAGGATGATGCGCACCCGGGAATTGCCCAGCTCGTCGCGCACGTAGCGCACAAGATCAAGCCCGGCTTGCTCGGTCTCCATGACCACGTCCAAAAAAATGACCGCAATGTCCGGATGCTGCGAAAGCAGGCCCCGGGCTGCGGCCGCGCTTTGGGCGTGCAGAAATACCAGTCCCCGTCCTTGAAACCGGTATCCATGCAAGGCAAGCTCAGTAATGCGATGCACAAATTCGTCGTCGTCCACCACCAAGACCTTCCACGGCGGACCCAGGGGGCCCTCATCCCCTGGCCCTTCGGCAGCGAACACTAGTGGTTCTTCATCGGCATGCATGACCGGCTCCATTCCGTAGTGCCCAACCGTGTGTATCATAGCGATACACTGAAACCCCCGCCTCTGTCCAGGAGCACATCACGCCAAACGTTCCACGTGATCAAAGACCACCCCTTGCGCCTTCGCTCCGTTGACGCTGTCTTGGCTTCCCAAGACGCACACACACCCCTCGGCCTGCTCCATGGCGGCAGCCAAGGACGCCAACGACTCGGACGAAACCGCCAAGACCTCGTCTCGGACCTGTTGGAGAATGGCCGTGGTCGTCCCGGAGAGGTGGCGCGAAAAGGCGGCAAAACCCTGGGCATCGGGCAGCAGACACGGATCGAGATCGCCGCTCACTCCGATGGCGGCCTGCTCCAAGGAAGCAGGATCCGCACGCCGCAAGGCCGGAGCCGCAGCGGCAAAGGCCTCAAGGGTGGAGAGGATATTGGGATCCCGATACGAGCCGAAATGGAGAAGCCCCGTCTGCCTCCCCAAGGAACAAAACGCCCCATAGGCCCCGCCCACAACCCGGACCCGCTCCCAGAGCCAGCCGGTGCGCAAGAGCTTGCAGCCCACCAGGCCCGACCCGTGAAAGCGGTAGCCCGCCTGCGCCACAGCCAGGATTTTGCCCACATGGTTCACCTGGGCCGGCAGAAGAAAGGCCTCGCTGCGCGGGGCGTGCGGGAGAGGCCACACAGCGGCCGAAGAGGCGCCTGGCGCAAAGCGCTCCGGCAAACGCAGCACGGCGGACTCCACACGCGCCAGCAGGCCGCCGTCTGCAGTGAGATTGAGCGTCGCCCCGCCCTGACGCACCACTACCTGGCGGATACGCATCAAGGCAGCATGAATCTCCTCCCAATCCGTATCCAGACGCGCCACGAGACGACGTACAAAACCGAGGTACGCAATGCCGCCCATGTGCTCCTGCAGGGCCTCGGCCGGGTGGTAGAAACTCCGCAGGCGCGTAGCCACGAAACGGTGCCCTGCAGGCACCAAGGCGTGCTCCAAAGCGGCCTTTTCCTCCAAGAGGATCTGCCGGAAGCGCTCCCGGTCATCCAGGCGGGCATCGAGAAGGGCTTCGGCGACGATGTCGAGCATCTCCGGCACGCCGCTGGCGAGGGCTTTGGCGCGCACCAGCATGCAGAGCACCGCATGGCCGTCTTCATGGAGGAAGACCGAAGGCCGCACGACGACCCCGCCTGTATACCGATGGATGCGGGTGGCAAAAGCGGCATAGTCCTGCCGGCTGGTGCCTGCCTCGGTGGCCAGGCGCGCCCACAAGGGCAGATACGGCACCAAGTCCCACGGCACGCCTGCAGCATCCAGGGCAATGTCCAAATAGAACACGCCGGAGGTCGGGAGCTCATGGATCAAGGCAGGGGCCGCCGCAAGCTCTCGGGTGGGGATTTCTCGCACCGCCCGCTCCACGTCCGCCAGCGTCAGCCGCGGGATGCGCGCCAAGTCCTCGG
It encodes the following:
- a CDS encoding CbiX/SirB N-terminal domain-containing protein, whose product is MRAWIVLAHGSREPRARESFAQLVARLQAMDPEVRVVPAYFSLGEPDLPTQVAALATAGVRQIHILPLFLLDGVHLRRDIPALVAELAQRWPAVEVRLESGLHDDPGLMELLARRLRCAADAAA
- a CDS encoding ATP-binding protein: MSADSCQLLRLALDSLPYVIGVVDGDHRILFYNAAGMRLLGESDPSRVLGRRCFELIGNSTPCADCPVEAALASEEPVRLTRFEPVLGRHFHCEAIPVIDADGRTLVVEVLREIPRAGSMGEDCHQPGDCLECTRPCRMREQLAQMEGRFRTLVESMPLSVMQFDAQGVVRFVNRWHLTRFAGGLPASHFLGRRIDELEGIRSAGVGGKILQVLSGQAVELLDVRVPRFASGRSGYQSMWAVPFVRGGRTEGGILIRQDVSARVRIQQEFLQSEERLALALDAVEDGLWDWNLVTNEAYFSPRYYTMLGYQPGEFPATYDTWKRLLHPEDLAPTQHRIETAIAAGQGFRVEFRCRTKDGQWKWIEGRGRVVEFDDGRPVRAVGTHTDMTERMQARRALLEARDAAEAANRVKSEFLANMSHEIRTPLNGMMGMLQLLLMTDLSDEQAEYVRTGMESCQRLTQLLSDILDLSRMEAGGFSLHRAPFDLHQAVDDVCRLFAFSARMKGITLHWHVDSAVPRHVEGDGVRLQQILSNLVGNAVKFTPHGEVRVEVRRLPVPLGDAERVYFSVQDTGVGIAPEVLPRLFAPFSQADGSMTRRFQGAGLGLAIVKELIRRMQGVLSVESEPGEGTTVHFVLPLRPVERAVDVDAVPPLPCCASGRVLVVEDDPINRMAATQLLSRLGYEVLTAATGADGVAVEAAESVDVVLLDIQLPDIDGVEVVRRIRARHADGGPRVVALTAFAMPGDSERFVTAGMDAYLAKPVDFQTLATTLARVLGRE
- a CDS encoding HD domain-containing phosphohydrolase, which encodes MHADEEPLVFAAEGPGDEGPLGPPWKVLVVDDDEFVHRITELALHGYRFQGRGLVFLHAQSAAAARGLLSQHPDIAVIFLDVVMETEQAGLDLVRYVRDELGNSRVRIILRTGQPGRAPERAVVLDYDINDYKHKAELSELKLMTSLTAALRAYEQMQTLALARDGMAALALGTSRMLALRTEAQFAAAALDTVQSVAEAAACRACTVVGHVGAWGVEPIATSEGVTQTWLEQANVRLAACSGSFAVDGAWFVARFGEANMAVVAEFSAAVSPVVGQVLDTLALQLALALDNVLLHREVTETQGEIIATLGEVVETRSKETAYHVRSVAECAALLAAKAGLGEEVVELVRRAAPLHDVGKIGIPDAILLKPGRLSPEEFAVIQGHTTIGHAILAKSSRRLLRAASIIALEHHERWDGKGYPQGLAGESIHIFGRLTALADVFDALLSPRMYKPAWSLAQTLEYFAEQRGRQFDPYLVDLLLDDVPAFCALRARLQDGL